The Rhodothermus marinus DSM 4252 genome window below encodes:
- a CDS encoding MBL fold metallo-hydrolase yields the protein MQPFRFGDLSVSVFGGWAEIGGNQILLEAEGEALLLDFGRSFNRWNRHFTEFLGPRSTLGLRDLLALELLPRFRGLYRDAADDTLFPSELERRFLDGAPDGAHIQALLLSHAHLDHSGSIAYLRADLPVVASAATAAILKAMQDTSQIGLDAEAAYLSPRLPNDEGVLESVRRGSYLRRPYRLLLGRLESFSLQSPAKSRSLDGHPWTPAATPLSVGCFRVEAFPVDHSVPGALAFYIETPAGPVVYTGDLRRHGRWGDLTERFVQTLEGRDVFLLITEGTRLDSQGPARTEAAVQAALHEAIRRHTGALIAVDFAPRNLERLQACLEVARDLDRQLVITPKDAYLLRALAEADPSWQATLQAARILQEPRARRPSWEAWLWERSDIHPASLEEIARDPGAFLLAFGFYEINRLLDLRLLEQAMGRPRRPGLYIFSNSYWADEEQRLDLAVLMHWLRALDFRPLPEWLENPPSNPANAENPYHTSGHAPADDLVEVARRLRPRHLLPVHTEAPERWRKLLGGTNTRVLV from the coding sequence ATGCAGCCCTTTCGTTTCGGAGATCTCTCCGTCAGCGTCTTCGGCGGCTGGGCCGAAATCGGCGGCAACCAGATCCTCCTGGAAGCCGAAGGCGAGGCCCTGCTGCTGGACTTCGGCCGCTCCTTCAATCGCTGGAACCGCCACTTTACAGAATTTCTCGGACCACGCTCTACGCTCGGCCTGCGCGATCTGCTGGCCCTCGAGCTGCTGCCGCGCTTCCGCGGACTCTACCGCGACGCGGCCGACGACACGCTTTTTCCCTCGGAACTGGAGCGTCGCTTTCTGGACGGCGCACCCGACGGCGCGCACATCCAGGCGCTGCTGCTCTCGCATGCCCATCTGGATCATAGCGGTTCGATCGCCTACCTGCGCGCCGACCTGCCCGTCGTGGCCAGCGCCGCCACGGCCGCCATCCTCAAGGCCATGCAGGATACCTCGCAGATCGGCCTGGATGCCGAAGCCGCTTATTTAAGCCCTCGCCTTCCCAACGACGAAGGCGTTCTTGAATCCGTTCGCAGGGGTTCCTACCTGCGCCGCCCCTATCGCCTGTTGCTGGGGCGTCTGGAAAGCTTTTCGCTGCAGTCTCCGGCCAAAAGCAGGTCGCTCGATGGACATCCCTGGACTCCGGCTGCCACGCCGCTTTCGGTTGGCTGCTTCCGGGTCGAAGCCTTCCCGGTGGACCATTCCGTGCCGGGCGCGCTGGCGTTCTATATCGAGACACCCGCCGGCCCGGTCGTCTACACGGGCGATCTGCGGCGCCATGGCCGATGGGGCGACCTTACGGAACGGTTCGTACAGACGCTCGAAGGCCGGGACGTCTTCCTGCTCATCACCGAAGGGACCCGCCTGGACAGCCAGGGCCCGGCCCGCACCGAAGCGGCCGTCCAGGCGGCGTTGCACGAGGCGATCCGCCGCCATACAGGCGCACTCATCGCCGTGGACTTTGCCCCGCGCAATCTCGAAAGGCTCCAGGCCTGTCTGGAGGTGGCCCGCGATCTGGATCGCCAGTTGGTCATCACCCCGAAGGACGCCTACCTGCTGCGCGCGCTTGCTGAAGCGGATCCCTCCTGGCAGGCAACCCTCCAGGCGGCACGGATCCTCCAGGAGCCGCGCGCCCGTCGCCCGAGCTGGGAGGCCTGGCTCTGGGAGCGGTCCGACATCCATCCGGCCAGCCTGGAAGAAATCGCACGGGATCCGGGCGCCTTTCTGCTGGCCTTCGGCTTTTACGAGATCAACCGGCTGCTGGACCTGCGGCTGCTCGAGCAGGCGATGGGTCGACCGCGCCGGCCGGGCCTCTACATCTTCAGCAACAGCTACTGGGCCGACGAAGAACAGAGGCTCGACCTGGCGGTGCTGATGCACTGGCTGCGGGCGCTGGACTTCCGGCCGCTGCCCGAGTGGCTGGAAAATCCCCCCTCCAACCCTGCCAACGCAGAGAATCCCTACCACACCTCGGGCCATGCGCCGGCCGACGACCTTGTGGAAGTGGCGCGCCGCCTGCGCCCACGTCATCTACTGCCCGTGCACACGGAAGCTCCCGAGCGCTGGCGCAAGTTACTCGGGGGGACAAACACCCGGGTCCTTGTGTAA
- a CDS encoding transposase, with translation MFANVGPATCTQRREVHLPTAVTHRAANLLLPRHTDKHELLEAILWILHTGAPWAKLPAHFRPRSTCLDRFQEWNRNGTLQRTAGRRTPPTGQAQAFGVLYRCLLCCR, from the coding sequence CTGTTTGCAAATGTAGGTCCTGCAACTTGCACGCAACGTCGTGAAGTTCACCTCCCCACAGCGGTCACGCATCGAGCCGCTAATCTCCTCCTGCCCAGACACACCGATAAACACGAGCTCCTCGAAGCTATCCTGTGGATACTCCACACCGGCGCTCCCTGGGCTAAGCTCCCCGCCCACTTTCGGCCCAGGTCCACCTGCCTCGATCGCTTCCAAGAGTGGAACCGAAACGGCACCCTCCAACGAACTGCTGGCCGAAGAACGCCACCAACAGGGCAAGCTCAAGCTTTCGGCGTGCTTTATCGATGCCTGCTTTGTTGCCGCTAA
- a CDS encoding type II toxin-antitoxin system Phd/YefM family antitoxin produces MPEIGAYEAKTRFSELLRRVEKGERFVITRHGLPVAVLEPISFRRKRNIEEVIQDILEFGRKHSLGGLTIKELIEEGRL; encoded by the coding sequence ATGCCCGAAATTGGTGCCTACGAGGCGAAAACCCGATTTTCCGAACTTCTTCGACGGGTGGAGAAGGGAGAGCGATTCGTGATTACACGCCACGGTTTGCCCGTTGCGGTCCTGGAGCCGATATCTTTTCGTAGAAAACGAAATATAGAAGAAGTCATTCAAGACATTCTGGAATTCGGCCGCAAGCACAGTCTGGGCGGGTTGACGATCAAAGAGCTTATCGAAGAAGGTCGTCTGTAA
- a CDS encoding GIY-YIG nuclease family protein — protein MGKGKLYIGEGDVVAHRLEEHYRQKEFWTHAAVFISKDENLNKAHVQYLEARLIQMASQARRALLDNANNPRGPSLSEADKADAEAFLADMLLCLPLVGANFFEAVKREDARSPMLFLHAKGIEARGFESTEGFVVLKGSQAVKEEVPSIGSSLKELRRTLLEQGVLQEEADVLILTQNYAFSSPSAAAGVLLGRSANGRIEWKDERGRTLKEIQESAIT, from the coding sequence GTGGGTAAAGGTAAGCTCTACATCGGGGAGGGCGATGTTGTGGCGCATCGCCTCGAAGAGCACTACCGACAGAAGGAGTTCTGGACCCATGCGGCTGTTTTCATCAGCAAAGACGAAAACCTGAACAAGGCACACGTTCAATATCTCGAAGCTCGTCTTATCCAGATGGCCTCGCAGGCCAGACGAGCCCTGCTGGATAACGCAAACAACCCTCGAGGCCCCAGCCTCTCCGAAGCAGACAAGGCAGATGCCGAGGCCTTCCTGGCCGACATGTTGCTATGCCTACCGCTGGTGGGCGCTAATTTCTTTGAGGCCGTAAAGAGAGAAGATGCCAGGTCTCCGATGCTTTTTCTCCACGCCAAGGGCATCGAGGCCCGCGGTTTTGAAAGCACGGAAGGCTTTGTCGTGTTGAAAGGGTCGCAGGCAGTAAAGGAAGAGGTCCCCTCGATTGGCAGCTCCCTGAAAGAGCTGCGCCGCACGCTGCTCGAGCAGGGAGTCTTACAGGAAGAAGCGGATGTACTGATCCTGACGCAAAACTATGCTTTTTCGTCCCCGTCCGCCGCAGCGGGTGTGCTCCTGGGACGCAGTGCCAATGGCCGCATCGAGTGGAAAGACGAACGCGGCCGCACATTGAAAGAAATTCAAGAAAGTGCTATTACCTGA
- a CDS encoding type II toxin-antitoxin system VapC family toxin, producing the protein MDASVTLSWAFREELNRYAKEVLKQLEQGQARVPALWFLEVTNALLVAERRGRVKPMDSERFLELLQELPVSIEPILPERAFGEILLLAREQKLSVYDAVYLDLALRMRIPLATQDKALRAAASRVGVEICGPLGEE; encoded by the coding sequence CTGGATGCCTCGGTAACTCTGTCGTGGGCATTTCGAGAGGAACTGAACCGGTATGCAAAGGAAGTACTCAAGCAACTGGAACAGGGGCAGGCAAGGGTGCCGGCCCTGTGGTTTCTGGAAGTCACAAACGCCCTGCTTGTGGCCGAGCGCAGAGGGAGAGTAAAGCCCATGGATTCGGAACGATTTCTGGAGCTTCTTCAAGAACTTCCCGTTTCGATAGAGCCGATCTTGCCGGAACGCGCCTTTGGAGAAATCCTGCTGCTGGCTCGAGAGCAAAAGCTATCGGTGTACGATGCGGTCTATCTGGATCTGGCCCTGCGCATGCGTATACCTCTGGCTACTCAAGATAAGGCCCTCAGGGCCGCTGCCTCCCGAGTGGGCGTGGAAATCTGCGGCCCGTTAGGCGAGGAATGA
- a CDS encoding IS4 family transposase: MRAPHYRRTRERARGHKRLFALQDTTYLNYTHHPATKGLGPIGTAQQKLSGLVMHTALLMSEQGLPLGLTSQAIWARPPKRPRRGSEARRKLPLEAKESAKWLQALQQTRAVVPPEAQLITIGDRESDLFALFEQARTLEVDLLVRAAQNRSVCAPEVGRLWAVMGRQAVCGQLQVLVAARQGKPRRQALVSVRFAPVRLQAPRHLRKTMGAISLYAVLVQEEAPPPDSTPLCWLLLTTVSVHNFAEAVERIRWYGLRWQIEVYHKVLKSGCCVEKAQLAHVERLLPYLALLSIIAWRLFWMTLLARHAPEASCTLVLAAHEWRALYAFHHRTQQVPARPPTVGQVVLWIARLGGFLARKNDGPPGVTVLWRGWQRLSDIAAAWLAFHPS, from the coding sequence ATCCGCGCGCCCCATTATCGCCGCACGCGGGAACGCGCCCGGGGGCACAAACGGCTCTTTGCTCTTCAGGATACGACCTACCTGAACTACACCCATCACCCTGCGACGAAAGGCCTGGGGCCCATCGGCACCGCGCAGCAGAAGCTCTCGGGTCTGGTCATGCACACCGCGCTGCTCATGAGCGAGCAGGGTCTTCCGCTCGGATTGACCAGCCAGGCGATCTGGGCGCGTCCGCCTAAGCGCCCCCGGCGCGGCTCGGAAGCACGACGCAAGCTGCCGCTCGAAGCCAAAGAAAGCGCCAAGTGGCTGCAGGCCCTGCAACAGACCCGGGCCGTCGTTCCCCCCGAGGCGCAGCTTATCACCATCGGCGACCGTGAGTCGGATCTTTTTGCGCTGTTTGAGCAGGCGCGTACCCTGGAAGTGGACCTGCTGGTGCGGGCTGCCCAGAACCGCTCGGTCTGTGCGCCCGAAGTGGGGCGGCTCTGGGCGGTGATGGGCCGGCAAGCGGTGTGCGGTCAGTTGCAGGTGCTTGTCGCGGCCCGCCAGGGGAAACCCAGACGCCAGGCGCTGGTCTCGGTGCGCTTTGCGCCCGTGCGCTTGCAAGCCCCGCGGCACCTACGCAAAACGATGGGCGCTATCTCGCTCTATGCGGTGCTGGTGCAAGAGGAGGCCCCGCCCCCGGACAGCACGCCTTTGTGCTGGCTGCTTTTGACTACGGTGTCGGTGCATAATTTTGCCGAGGCGGTGGAGCGGATCCGGTGGTATGGCCTGCGCTGGCAGATTGAAGTCTACCACAAGGTGCTCAAATCGGGCTGCTGTGTGGAGAAGGCGCAGTTGGCTCATGTGGAGCGTTTGTTGCCCTATTTGGCCCTTTTGAGCATCATCGCCTGGCGTCTTTTCTGGATGACGCTGCTGGCGCGTCATGCGCCGGAGGCGTCCTGCACGCTGGTTTTGGCTGCGCATGAGTGGCGGGCGCTGTATGCCTTCCATCACAGGACCCAGCAGGTGCCTGCCCGGCCGCCCACGGTGGGCCAGGTGGTCTTATGGATTGCGCGGCTGGGCGGCTTTCTGGCTCGCAAAAACGATGGTCCTCCGGGTGTCACGGTGCTCTGGCGTGGCTGGCAACGTCTCAGCGATATTGCCGCCGCCTGGCTTGCCTTTCACCCCTCCTGA